The genome window ACCTGAGGTCAAATAATTACCACAACAGTAGAATACTTAATGTGAACAGGAAAAATATGAGACTGTGACAATATAAAAtcccatttttacattttttaagacACATGGACATTATAGTTGAAACTATGCACGCTGTGTGTGAGTTATAAGAGGTTACAAGCTGTCTaactcttcctccttttctctcatgCAGCTTGAGAGAGGTGTGTGAGCTGAACATTGCCTGTGACGAGATGGCTGACACAGAGGGCATCGTTGCAGCATACACCGCATACTATGGACCCGTCCCCTTCTAAATGAAAGACTCTTGTTTTGTTCACATGTGAACTGTTTTCGCAAGATATCCTCTATTATATTGCTACAGTGAAGCTACATACTGAAGAAAGGCACAACCACTCCCCTGAGTCCAAACatggagcagaaaaacaaaccgtGGGTTTGGCCCACGTCGTGATGTAGACGGAGATTTTGAGGCACATGTCTAACTTGCACCAAGTGCTGGTTTTGACTAGCAATGATGGTCCTGAATGAGAAGGCCATTTCTGTTCCAGGCTTTTGAATCATTCAACAGAGAGGCACATGGATACGAGAGCCTGTGAAAGATGCAGTAACCCACACAATTTTAAATTATTCTGCACATTTGTAGTACAATGAATGGTGCTAAAAGTTTATTGTATAATAATGTGTCAATATTTATATGCAGTAGTTTAGTCTaactactagtagtagtggttgtagtaagTAGTGGACTTAGTAAGTAGAAGTAGCAATGGTAGTTTTAGTTGTAGTGGTAGCGGCAATAGCGGATAGTGGTAGTATTAGTAAAACGCACATCAATAATTTGTAATTGCTGTAAACACAAATTCGTTTTggatttgaaaatgacaaattatgtTGTATTGTTTAAACTGTCATCATTACTGACtaataaacaaaatgttttttcttataGTAACCTGTGCTGTCATGAAGTTgtatttattaaacatttacattacaCCCTTAATTTTCTCTGAGCCATATTCCACAAAgaatcaaaaacacaatttctaaGTAGAATATTCAGTTGTAAAAATGTGAGCTGCTTGAaatggcatcatcatcatcatcatcattatcatcatcatcagtctccTCTCTTAAAAGTCCTTATAAATGTCTCTGAACAGTTGCTTTGACACCTGAATTCACCACACAGACTGCAGTTTTCCTCACATGGCTCTAATTCACTATGTGCCATAACAATGttgccactagatggcagtgttTGTCAAACAGACAGATTTGCCTGAAGCAGAGATATtccagtttttttcagtttcagttggTAATTTACCTCGTTTCTTATTTACAACGACATCACAAgcattagtttagtttagtttagtttagttcaaAACTAAAATAGGCACACATATACCCTTGTTTGTTTAATATGGTCATTTGTCAGTTAGGCATTTAATTGCTTGAATAGGGCTATTATGAGGTTATATCTAAAGCAATTTTGCATTTGTAACAGCCAGGAATTTGAATCCAGGAAATCCAGGTGTTTCACATAAACAATACAGGTGTAGTAAATTAGCTGAGAATCCAAAAACAGTTCAGCAaactatatgtatgtatgtatgtatgtatctatctatctatctgctgcTCCATGCACTGctcttttgtctgtgtctgaaTAACTGTGTGGATTTCCTTTCCCACTCCATTGCAGCTCATTCAGATGAGTGAGGGTCACCAGCCGACCGTGTGGACGGTGTCTCGTGGTTGTGCCATGAGCACTGGGACCGCTTTGTGCTCTTGATATTGACATATTGATAATCAGTCTCATGGTCTTTGCACATGGCTTGCTGCTGTGTCATGTGATTTTATATCGGCCAGCACATCAGTGGAAGTTTACTGGACACTGGCTGCAAATACAATGGAACTGTGGACAGACAACATTAACATTTGTGTTCAACTGAGTTAATTTAATGTTAATATGTCCAAAACGTCTCTCTCCAACATATAATGGAAACACAACATAATTCAACATTGCACATTTCTCAGTAAGATACAGTAAAAtcatagaataaaaaaaaaagtcagatgcACATTCATCTGTAATTTCAAATTACATATTCTTTGAATACAATTAtgcttttcaaataaaatattttccaaagTTACACCTTAAAACGATGTGTTGAGGATAACAGTgtctttgaaaaacaacaatgcatttttttttctatgattgCAAAAGGCAGAACATGTTAGAAATGTTTGAGTCTGTGGATTGTGCAGATCTGATGTTTATAAATGAGTTACTGACTCTCTCCATTCATCATAACAGGAGCAGAGGTTCTTATTGCATTGACAccagtgctgcacagcaaggcAGTTGCATCTTAACCTTTTACCAGGTCACAGTATCAAACATACAACCTAACAGCACATACAGACCAAATGTGACCGTTTTGTGTCGCTTTGCTCTATCAGAGATCATTGCTTGCAGGGTTTTATTCTGCGTGTATTTTCAGCTTAAGCACTATGTTGACTGACCAATATAATTATTTTCTAGTTtgtatttgatcattttattcatttaactatGGCTAGAATCACGCAAgtatagaaaatggatggatggatggatagatgatgTATGGATGATTTAGGACATGCTAGTAAGCAAGCTCGCAATAGCTCTGGTTGTGATGGGGTGGGTAAACTAGCAAGCTccctttgcttgtttatttgaggCTATTTTAAGTAACATTACACCAACAATCTGTCACTCATCAGCTTGTCACTCATCTATGCTACCATGAACTATTTAATCTGAAAAGACCTTTACAAGCTAACAGAAACTGGTAACATCATCCATTTAAAGATGAAGCaggactaaaaataaaaatgtaataacctggagaaattaaagggaaaatgaaTGGCCCAAATGTTGGTTTGCATTGCCACCAATTCCATCATGCCATCTGCATGTGTTTGCTAACGTGTTTACACAAACTGTTTGCCTCATGAAACTGCAACTGGTGTGCAACCTCTGTAAATCTCAAAGCTGGGTTGATTTCAAAATGCTGGACTCCATCTTTTTCTCACTgtacacctctctctctgcactcaTTGCAGGGTTATCATACATCTCCACCATGAGGTCTTTCTTCGTTCCCATAGGTTCTTTGTCTTTATGGTCTTGTTCATCAGCAGCAACCAGGCAGCATTTACAGCAGCAACAGGATttagcagtaatcagagcaaccACGCTGTCCCATGGTGCCAGAGAGTGGGCCCAAAGAGGGAGGAAGTCCCATGAGCGAAGAATCGTAGGCAGACATCTGGGTTGCTGCCTCTGCAATATGTTGATTGCCACAATGATGAACAACATGATGAGCAAAGGAATGCCCACACTGAGCAGTacctgccagccagccagtgaCAGGCTGAAGATGATGAAAGGGAAGATGAAGAAGCAGCAGATGATGTAGACAGCAGCAAACCAGCGGTATGAGGCAGTGATGTTGCCCAGACTTTTAGCCAGTCGGATGGGGATGCGGGTGAAAGGGACTGGATACCACAGAATGATGCCTGAGATGTTGAACAGGAAGTGCACCAGTGCAATCTGCAATGACAGGTAGTGCAGGACATTTAGGCATAGAATTGTcactgcatgtgcatgtgagtgtgtgtgtgtgggtgtgtgtacatttgtgtgaaTAGCTGACCTGTAGAGCGTTAGCCAGTGTGTCTCCAGGACTTGCCATAGCTGCCACCAAGGCAGTGGTGGTTGTGCCAATATTTGCGCCAAGTGACAATGGATATGCTCTCTCTATGCTGATCACACCAATGCCTACACAAAGAAAGGGAGAGCTTAGTAAAACATAATATGaatggatggaaggatgaaatagatggataaatggatggatggatggacagatggatgaatGGTCTCACCAACAAGTGGAGTGATAGCAGAGGTGAACACTGAACTGCTTTGGACAATGAAGGTCATTCCAGCTCCAACTACAATGGCAATGTAACCAGTCACCCAACCAAATGGAAAAGGgaagtctgcacacacacacacacacacacacacacacacacatgcacacaagtgtGCATCAACAAAATACATTAATTTACAATCCATTTCATGCACACACGTCCGATTTATTGCACTTCACAATGTAAATTCCTGACCTCAGTGCTGCTCACCAGTATTAAGGATCTTCTTGATGACCACAGCCACCTGTCCCCTCAGCATGGAGTTGAGCAGCTTGACGATGAGGACCAGACAGGAGCAGAGCACCAAAAGAGAGACAGCCAGCAGGATCAGACCCACTGCTAGGTCAGGCAGAGTTACATCCACAAAGAGGTGCTCACCTGTTTAGTTGAAGTAGTAAGCTGCTCAGTCTGatcagtttatttttgtcatctaaTATGAAATTAGCTGTGTAGAGTATGACCTAAAAATCATTAATTTGTGTATACAATGAGGCAAAacaagtcagtgtgtgttgggcATACATTTTTGGATGTAGTAGGTCACAGAGACGTTCTTTGTTGTGAAAATGCGGCCCCCATTCACCGAGCACACAGACGGAGAGGTGCAGTTCCCTGAACCAGGACCTGTCACGTTCATCAAGCTCTGAAACATAGTGGCAGTCTGTAAAGAAAGACCTCACTCCTTCattcttcatgtttttgtatttagttCAAGATTTTGTATGTAGCTGACCAGTTTTGGTCTTACTGTGTTAGTGAAGGTTTGGCACCATTTCTTGATGAGACTCTTATTCCTGGCTTCGACATCTCCAGTGGCAATCCCACTAATGACAGATTCATCCAGCTGaatgtgtgagacagacagggagaaacatacaaaaatagaCCGACAGATAGATGATAtgattaagattaaaaaaaagttcctcAACATTGTTATCcagctcagcttttttttttttttttttttttttttttttctgcctaccGGGAGATCTGACTGTTGTTGCATGCTGATTCCTTAGTATCTGTGGGCTTGTGATATTGGTCACATACTATCTGCTGAACCTGAGAAAATTACTCTTGACCACAGCATGCCCTATAACCTGAAGCACTAGGGGTAATGAAACCAGTAACTGAATCATTGTTGACCCAAAGCAACATTGCCACTACTACTAGCCTCTGTGATATATCAATCTGGCCCTAAGAAACCTTGGAAAGAAATTTGGCATTTTACAAAAGAATTGGTGGAGCTACAAATAATGTTgagctttttttcccttgcctTTTCTTAACTTAGATCTCTCTCATACCCATTGATCGACACTCTGGGTgtagttttgctttttgtgttagGGGCATACTTAAATATGCCTCTTGCAGGAAtagaaaattcatttttctttccttcctatTCACTTTACACACTTGTAGGTGGCTGCGTGGGCGAAgggaaataaagaaattaagTGTTAATGAGATTTTAATGCCTTATTAATTCACTCAGCATGAGTGACTGGATTAACAGTAGCACCAACATTATGAAAACAATAGCGCACCTGTATTATGGACTCAGTGAGGAGATCAGTGATGACATTTAGCAGGTCTGGGGCTTCTCCACTCTTGATGCTGAAGGAGTCGATGATGAGCTTGGTGACCAAGTACAAGTAACCTGTAGCTACCTCTAGtggcagcagcaccagcacagATAGCCAGTTGAAGAAGTCGTGCACTGTGGCCCCTGCAAAAGCCCTAAAAGAGCATAGATGAGTGCAATTTAGTATGAATGATGTTTATAGGAGGAAAGTAACTGCATATAATGTGTTCTTTTACTTCAGTGCCAGACTAATGCTCAGTTCTGATGCATCTGTATGTTATTGGAGTATGTTACCACTGTATAATTCTGTTAGGACATTTTCTGCTTGTATTTGAGAtaaactgcactgcactgccacATCTGTGAGAGAAAGTAGCATTGTTCAGGGTCAGAGATATACTGTTGTACTGTTACAGGAACAGTATTTATTCTCTTCTTCTGCACGACATGTACCTTATTGTCACAAGCAGCAGAACACAgtgttattatgtttttgttttattttttttccctgagctCCCTGATTGGAAGGGAGAGGGAATGCGAGAAAGTTGAAGTGCCAGCAGTATCTAGGAGACTATCATCTTGCCTTAAAAATAGCAACATCCaaccatccattttccatacccACTCATTCCTATGCATGCATTGGGTGGATGGCAGGGAAAAATcttggacaggttgccagtcaaTCACATggctaacacacagacacacatccacaccTCAATTTAGAGCAATTTAGACTTCAGATGACTTCACCGGCattgtctttggactgtgggagagAGTCCAGAGCACCCAGAGGAAACTCACGCAACCCAAAAGAGAGCATGCAAACTCCAccaaaaaaagggaagaaattcAAAGCCAGGGCCTTCTTGTTGTAAGGCAACAGTCCTAACCTCTGAGACACTGTACCACCTGTACAGaaatagtacaaaaaaaaaagttacctgCGAAAGGTACGGCGGTCCCCGGCTTGTGTCATGGCTACTAGTGTGTTGGTGACAGAGGTTCCAATGTTGGTGCCCATGATGATGGGAACAGCCAGCTGCACCGTGAGCACTGCCAAAGCACACAGGTCCCCTCCATCATCAATCCTCCTTCGCCTGCTCTCCACCAACACCATTATTACaataatgcatgcatgcatacattggTGTGCATGCGTTTGTATACAGCATGTAGCGTTTCACTCACATCCAGAGGACACCATGCTGACAACTATGGAGGAGGACGTGGAGGAGCTCTGGACCAAAAGGGTGACAAGAACTCCAATAACCAGACCAGCCAGAGGGTTGGACAGCACAGAGTTCTCTTGAAAGATGTCGCCGGCTGCTTTACCTGGACATGCGGGGACAAAATAGTGATGGGTCGGTCGTGAACGAACCGGCTctaagagccggctctttgaagtgaacgacgggagccggctcctgattgagagccgtttttttttttttttttttttttttttctcgatgTGGCTCCCGGGTACCGTCTGTCTGCGCTGAGCGCTTCACACCggagcggcacacacacacacacacacacatgaacaggagaacaggagggagggagacgagagagaaagagagcaaggggcCACAATGAGAGACAACACGAACGCGCTGGAAAGGTGTAGCTAAGAaaatgacagcaggaaaaggagtaaaatatggacccattttaattttattgacaaTAGAAAGAAAAATCTCTTATCGAGCCAGCTCCCCAAACTGTCCAGAACTGTCCACCATCAGtgcaatggggaaaaaaaaaaaacacaagaaaatgaacttGATATTAATGAAGGTGCCAGTGTGTCGACTGcaactgttgttgctgctgctgctgcagtgtgtacagcaactcaattcaactgtaaatagttaacgtttgtttttgtattttataatatattttttgtagcactagagtgaataaataaaggcatatttatataataaacatttataaataaaaaaaacataatgcatgttttttgacattagtaattcattttacacataattttacattattgttggtaataaattaatttaagcaacaaaaaaatctgaagagccgcttgggagccgaaagagccgactctttttagtgagccgagccaaaagagccggttctctaaaaagagccggaATTTCCATCACTAGGACAAAACACTGCCCACATTAACAAGATCACTTGATATTTTTGCTTTAATACACAGCATGCTGTGAAGAGAGTCTGCatatatgtgcatttttattcaAGAGAGCTTTGACAAAATATACATCACATGTTCCCCTATGTGTTTTAAAGTGCACCGGCTGCTATAACAGTGTGATTTTACTGGCTTTCATGGGTTTTTCATGTCACTGCTGcaccacatgtgtgtgttcagacaagGTGTTAGCAGTGTTTACCTCCAACAAGCTGGAAGGCCGAGCTGAGAATGTCAAGGGAGCAGATGAACGTGTAGAGGAAACCCAGCAGCAGGATCACCTTCCCCACTGCCACCAACACTCTCAGTACTTTCCCTGTGGTGTCgagaactgagagagagagagagagagagagagagagagaaggggggggggggggggggggggagtgagagagagagagagagagagagaacagtacAGCACAGTAAGTTCCAATGATAGTATAACATTTTAGATGCCATGTTTCCTTCACCATCATGTAATTTGGTCGTGTatatctgtcagtgtgtgttatcTTGATATTTTGATACTCTCTGTGTTGTATCATAGTTTTCTCGGCACTGTCTCTGCTGGCCGTCTGCCTCCAGTCTGAATAAAAGCCTAATTATTATTTATGACTGCCTAATCTATGTCTGCTTTCAAAATAATCAGATCAATACCACTGATGCAATTAATTGCCTTTCAAATGAGGCAATAACGTCTTGGAAGGTCTGCCAAATAAGAACAAGCTCTGACACTGGGTCAATAATGGCAAGGTCACAAGGGCCTGTGTGAAAATGTATGTTATACTTTGTGATACTTAAATCTATATTAAATTCATCCTTGGCatggaaatgtaatttttgCTCTTTGCATATATAAATCTTCATGTGTTTTCCTTCACAAATAAAGCAGTCAGACCATGCTTTATGTTACACAGAGACAGTTTCTCACCTGACCATGGCACCCCAGTGTCCTTCATATCTGGTAAATCCCACGGGTCAGCAGCATCACACTCCCCTTCAATCAGAGCCACAGTGGAATGTGCTGCCGCCATAGAAACAGGTTTCTCTTTGAtccctaagaaaaaaaaagaaaacaaaagtgaaaatagATTTTATGTCATGTGTTCTACATCTAAATATACATAAATGACTACCCTCCTACATaaaagtgtgtgagcagccTGCGTGTGTACCCACTCATACCcacacatgcctgcacacacactaaagtCCTGAATACTTCCTTGCTACAGCTCATATAATGTAAAAGGTACCATTGCATTTGCTTTCATGTCTCTCGTTATGGTCTTCATCAAGTTTGGGTTTAGGAGCCATTgtctgatggggaaaaaaacaacaacaggtgCATCAGTGCAATAAATTTAAAATGCTGGCCTCGCAAGTTTCTCACTTCGTTTCACTCCTCAAAAgataaatgatttaaaaagcCTTTGTTAGCCatagacatgaaaaaaaaaatcattactttTGCAGCCAAAAGCAGTGTGAGGTCCAGaagtattacacacacacacacacctacacacacacatactgaggtATTGATCTCGCTCTGTAGCCACATGGCTCAGCAGTGGTAAAATTCTCTGTTCACAACAGTGTGATACAAGGAAAAGCTACCAGCTGTCTCTATATGAAGCTACAGTTTTTATACAGCTTACTGCACACTATTTCAGTAAGTTAATAACGTTTTCACAAACTTCTCGCACATTGCCATGAAATGATGAAGTGTGATTAATTACAAATGAATGTATGTTTTGGCTTAATTGTGAGACTCATCAAAGTGATTTACCTTATCTAACCCAGTCTTTACGGTACATCTAAATTACGATTCCACTGAACTTGTGATCAGTCTTTCATTTTCTGAGCTTGAATGTTCCTGAGGCAGTTGTTTTGAATTGCAGTAATATTAATAAATGGTCTCGAGCAGTCTTCCATAGAGTTCAGGGACAAAAACAATGTGGGTGTTATAATATTTACTGTGAAAAATTCCATTCgctcacatttttcattttttttcaaaaggaaagaaatatgTACATTTACAATGTAAGAATTTCTAAATCAAATACCATAAGTTGCTCTTTTACATTTCCACAATACATCATAATACTGACAGCACAGTTGACAACATTCATTGCCATCATATCGCTGTAGAGggacaaaaacatcaaactaAATTGGTCTTCAGGTGACACCAGTGATACTTACCATGTCTATCCTCACCTGTGGCAGGTGTAATACATCCATGGtccgtgtgtgttgtgttcacagGTAACTCcacacttcagtttccggtctagAGATGCTGAAGGATGATGGGCCTGCGGAGAGCGGCCAAGGAACACGCAGCCTGTCCTGTCCTCAGGGTGTGTCgcaatcaaattcaaatttccaCCTGATATGTCTTTAATTGGTGGCCTCCACTGTAGGctactatactatactactatACTGTCTTGCAATAAAAAATATGCTGCAAGCCTTCACCTGAGTTGTTGaaaactgttgaaaactgtATAAAGTGTAGCGCAGGTTTTGCTGCCCAGATTGAGGTGGTACTACACCAAAGCAGCCTGTCCTTCACAGATCTGCTGATAACCTGATTTCACTAATGTGCCAGAAGATGTACATGTACAGCCCTCAGACTTGATGATGCCTTCGATAGCCTCGTCGGTGGTGTCTCCATGGTGGGACGCTGTCATTTATAGTGGAGAGCAGGGGCAGGGAGGACTCCTCCTCTGGCAACTGTTTACACCACACTgacacatggacagacagaccACAGCGGGAGGGGGTGACAggatgtacagtgtgtgtgtgtcagtgaccaGCTTGAGTTGGCATGTGATGGGTAATGTCattgagtttgtgtgtatgcgtgtgtgtgtgcgggtatGTCCTATTTCTCGAATGGAAAGTGATCATGTGTAGAAATCAATTGATGCCCTAATATACAGCCACCCCTTCCTCAATAATAGATATCGTATATCTCTGACCAAAGGGTTGGCCGGTAAGACAGCAGATGATGGCTGAGAAAACTTAGGACAGCAAAGCCAGCCTGCAGGGCCAAAGATGAGGATGCCGTGGAGCAACCCCACAGTTtctcgctcttcctcttcctctccctcctcctctctctctcattcaagCTAAGTTAACACCGACAAACACCTCCCTCTTGCTCTGACACAAACTAGATGACCTGACCTGCTCTCCTGCTCGTCCACGAGTCACATGGTTGCTAAAAACTGAACAGATGATAAATGGAGCAACAAAGGAAACAGTACACTTCTATTTTCAGACCATCAATTAATGTAAGTCTATTGATTGTGATTTGGCTCTTCcgctcacccccacccccacctctctctctctctctctctctctctctctctctctctctctctctctcaatcacatacacacacattgtgtcAAATCCTCAGATTTTACATCACTAAAATTTTCAAGAATTTGAATTTCACCGTCGTCAAACATTTATTTGCCATAGCAGGGTCTGGAGTCAAACAGGTTATGTTTTTAAGAGTTATGACTTTAAAAGGCAGCCCTTGTCCTCATGTGGCTGGACCGAGAGCCGGTGCAATAGCATCACCTACTCCCCATACAGTGCTATTACAACATGGTGCCACTTCATTCTACACTTTGAGATGGGGATATGTGAAATGTGGGAGATTCAGAATACCTAGATTGTCATTCTGAATCTACAACTCAAGGCATTAGAGTGGGacagttttatttgtaaaggCTTTGATGCTTTCGTGTCAATGGATGACCCCCTGCTGGCTGATAATCTCGTCATGTGACAGTTGAGCAAAATGTTTGACAGTCACCAGGTCACATCATACAGGCAGAGGAAGCATGTTtgatgacaaaagaaaaaggcaaatgatttttttcagaagTCAGGTGCTTGCGCTGCTGCGTAAGCTCAACTCATAATATTATTACTCCATATTCTCATGTCGTATGA of Myripristis murdjan chromosome 1, fMyrMur1.1, whole genome shotgun sequence contains these proteins:
- the LOC115363058 gene encoding sodium-dependent phosphate transport protein 2B-like, translated to MAAAHSTVALIEGECDAADPWDLPDMKDTGVPWSVLDTTGKVLRVLVAVGKVILLLGFLYTFICSLDILSSAFQLVGGKAAGDIFQENSVLSNPLAGLVIGVLVTLLVQSSSTSSSIVVSMVSSGLLTVQLAVPIIMGTNIGTSVTNTLVAMTQAGDRRTFRRAFAGATVHDFFNWLSVLVLLPLEVATGYLYLVTKLIIDSFSIKSGEAPDLLNVITDLLTESIIQLDESVISGIATGDVEARNKSLIKKWCQTFTNTVRPKLVSYIQNLELNTKTCEHLFVDVTLPDLAVGLILLAVSLLVLCSCLVLIVKLLNSMLRGQVAVVIKKILNTDFPFPFGWVTGYIAIVVGAGMTFIVQSSSVFTSAITPLVGIGVISIERAYPLSLGANIGTTTTALVAAMASPGDTLANALQIALVHFLFNISGIILWYPVPFTRIPIRLAKSLGNITASYRWFAAVYIICCFFIFPFIIFSLSLAGWQVLLSVGIPLLIMLFIIVAINILQRQQPRCLPTILRSWDFLPLWAHSLAPWDSVVALITAKSCCCCKCCLVAADEQDHKDKEPMGTKKDLMVEMYDNPAMSAEREVYSEKKMESSILKSTQL